From Planctomycetia bacterium:
CGAGGCGAGCGGCCGGTGTGAACCGGCCGTTGGAAGCGCGAAATGTTATTTGAGTTTGGATGCGTGTATGTGCGACAGAATCGTGCTTGCGGAAACGGGGGCCTGACGGCACCCCGCTCGCCTCGGAGATGTTGGCGCCTCGATGACTTCAAGTGAGATGAAAATTATGTTGCGTTCGTTGTTCGTGTTGGTTTGGTCGGTCTTTGCGATTTGCGTGGCACCGTTGCAAGGTGCCGAGCCTGCTGTCGCGACGTCGCGCAATCTCGGCCCTTGGGACATGGCGGCGCTGAAGAAGCCGACGAAGCATGTCTTCGGCGCGAAGTCGGGCTTGGTGACGGAAGTCTTTTACGAGAGCGTGCCGTATCAAGGGAAGCCGACGCGCGTGTTTGCATATCTCGGCCTGCCGGAAGGGACAGGGCCGTTCCCAGCGATGCTCTGTGTTCATGGCGGAGGAGGAAAAGCGTTTCGAGAATGGGCCGAGCTGTGGGCCAAGCGCGGCTACGTGGCGCTCGCGATGGACACCGCTGGCAACGGACCCGACGGCAAACGGCTCGTCGACGGCGGGCCCGACCAGTCCGATGTCGGCAAGTTCGGCGAGTTCACCGCCGCCACGGTCGGCGATATGTGGACCTATCACGCGGTCGCGGCGGTCGTGCGTGGGCACTCGTTCTTAGCCGCGCAGGCGGAAGTCGATCCGAGCCGGATCGGCATCACCGGCATCTCTTGGGGAGGCTATCTCACCTGCATCGTCACCGGGATCGACGATCGGCTGAAGGTCTCCGTGCCGGTCTACGGTTGCGGATTTTTAGATGAAGATAGCGTGTGGCTGCCCCGCTTCGCGA
This genomic window contains:
- a CDS encoding acetylxylan esterase: MLRSLFVLVWSVFAICVAPLQGAEPAVATSRNLGPWDMAALKKPTKHVFGAKSGLVTEVFYESVPYQGKPTRVFAYLGLPEGTGPFPAMLCVHGGGGKAFREWAELWAKRGYVALAMDTAGNGPDGKRLVDGGPDQSDVGKFGEFTAATVGDMWTYHAVAAVVRGHSFLAAQAEVDPSRIGITGISWGGYLTCIVTGIDDRLKVSVPVYGCGFLDEDSVWLPRFAKMSPELKKRWVDMFDPSRYLAGATCPMLFVNGTNDFAYPLGSYKKSYELPTGPVSLCIRVRMPHGHPQGWAPAEISLFVDSILKQAKPLAKIGPLEVVEGNASAKYGSSTPIKTGELHYAVATGTWQKREWKSIPAVLDRGTVRAVVPHARPIVAYLTVTDERGALVSTPHVVIEK